From the Pseudomonas sp. VD-NE ins genome, the window ACGGCGCCACCACAAACGGCTCCACCGCCCCCAACTTGTCCGCCGTGGTCACCGCAATCACCCGCGCGGCGCCATCGAGCATCGCCTGCTTCACCGGCACTTCATCAAAATGCAGCGAAGTAATCCCCACCGCCGGATGAATCGCACACACGCCGGTAATCGCCAGATCTGCCCTGATCCCGGCCAGCAACCGCAGCGCCTCATGTCCACCCGCCGCCATCGTTCGCGGGTTCAACTGGCCGCCGGCGAGAATCACTTTCACAGCCTTGAATTCAGACAAGGCAATCGCCGTCATCGGCGAAGCGGTCACCGCCGTGATGCTGATATCGGCACGCAACGAGCGCGCCACCTGCAGCGTCGTCGAGCCGGAATCGAACAGCACAATCTGCCCGTCTTCAATCTCCTGCGCCGCCCGCTGCGCCAGGCGGATTTTCACCTCATCCGTCTCGTCCAGCCGCGTGAAGTAATCCTTGCCGGAGTCCTTTGGACGCGGCAGCGCCCCGCCGTGTACGCGTTGCACCAGCCCGGCGTTGTCCAGTTCAGCGAGGTCGCGGCGGATGGTGTCTTCGGAGACTGCGA encodes:
- a CDS encoding DeoR/GlpR family DNA-binding transcription regulator yields the protein MHDHSAAELPSLRRQKILLLLERDGKVMASELSQHFAVSEDTIRRDLAELDNAGLVQRVHGGALPRPKDSGKDYFTRLDETDEVKIRLAQRAAQEIEDGQIVLFDSGSTTLQVARSLRADISITAVTASPMTAIALSEFKAVKVILAGGQLNPRTMAAGGHEALRLLAGIRADLAITGVCAIHPAVGITSLHFDEVPVKQAMLDGAARVIAVTTADKLGAVEPFVVAPCTRLHTLITERHVASGSVEDYRRLGIVVEQLPD